A region from the Benincasa hispida cultivar B227 chromosome 12, ASM972705v1, whole genome shotgun sequence genome encodes:
- the LOC120092741 gene encoding putative uncharacterized protein DDB_G0287975: protein MQIKLKCNCGETKCLEWAVVELQGVVEPQSTFQDRLQNLEIGILCRPSAQEVYTFTVGYHELTGSKVPLKKPLLVLKKMRSVDEDQSSDAKSANAELEVIGIIRQRILFKTRPKALISKPQPLVKERSRASGSAVTGQTT from the exons ATGCAGATTAAGTTGAAATGTAACTGTGGCGAAACCAAATGCTTGGAATGGGCCGTCGTTGAGTTGCAAGGCGTAGTTGAACCTCAATCCACCTTCCAAGATCGCCTTCAAAACCTCGAAATCGGCATTCTATGTCGGCCCTCCGCTCAG GAAGTGTATACTTTTACAGTAGGGTACCATGAGCTGACAGGAAGCAAAGTGCCTTTGAAGAAGCCGTTGTTGGTGTTGAAGAAAATGAGGTCCGTGGATGAGGATCAGAGTAGCGATGCCAAATCGGCTAATGCAGAGTTGGAAGTCATTGGGATAATCAGGCAGAGGATTCTGTTTAAGACCAGACCAAAGGCCCTCATATCCA AACCACAGCCATTGGTTAAGGAAAGGTCCCGCGCTTCAGGATCTGCAGTGACAGGCCAAACAACATGA